In Capsicum annuum cultivar UCD-10X-F1 unplaced genomic scaffold, UCD10Xv1.1 ctg46687, whole genome shotgun sequence, the DNA window CAGGTAGTACTGTTCAATCGATAGGGTCTTTAGGGTCATTCATGGATGATCTAATGAAACTTAAAGCTGAAAGTACAACAATGATTAAAATAGAATTGCAAAAGTATCTTGATGAAGCAAATGAAGGTGAAACCAAGAACTTCAACGTCTTGTCTTGGTGGAAAATACATTCACCCAGATTTCCTATTCTTGCTGAGATGGCTCGGGATGTGTTATCTATTCCCATTTCAAGCGTGGCATCCGAGTGTGCGTTTAGTACCGGTAGACGTATCTTGGATTCATTTAGGAGTTCATTAACTCTTAAATTGGTGCAAACTCTAGTGTGCCTTCAAGATTGTATTCGGAGTGAATCACAACCTGTTAGTATTGAGAAAGATATAGATGTCCTCGAAAAGATTGAACAAGGTAAAAATATTCTAATTGTATTAgttttgtattattattgtaaATGGTTGTTAACATTTTTGTGACTGGTTAATATGAATTTTCTGTAGAATTGGCTAATACTAgcattcttgatgattgacgtgGAGTTGAGATTCTTCTTTTTTGCACTTGAATCTGGGCATCTGGTAAGCCACCTATCCTAGCTATAATTTGTTTTAAGTCATGTATTTCCTTTGTTGCCGATGTTTGACATCTGCTATATCATATGGAACACCCCTGATTGTCTAGTGGACTGGTAAGCCACCTATTCTATCGTTTGTTGGATTGTCTAGTGGACTACTCTTCAATTACTGCAAATCGTTATAGAGTTTTAccatagaaaaagaaaaggaaaaatacacAAGAAAGCTTCTTTTAGTGAAGTAATTATACAATTACAGATAGCTAGGGAGATAGAGATATGGCATTAACATAATAGATCTTACTAATAATTGCAAAAGAAATTACTTTTTGATGACAATATGATTAACTAAGATGAACATCATTAAGTTATCTTTAGTTTTCATCCGTGTACATGTGATGGAAAAAAACATTTACAGCTATAAGGGATACACCTTCTCTTCCTAAATTGCATGAGTAGATAGATTCCTAAAAGATACTGAACCTACAGGCAGCATTTTGTAACATGGATTCAACAAGCTAAAAATTAGGACTGCGTTAATCAGGACAATATTGTTGTAACACATCAGAAGTTTACATGGAATAGCATGATACATTAGATACTACATATCAATGATCGCTAGTATTTGCTTCTTATACTCGAACTTGACCTTGTTAATAGCTTGACAACCTCTTTCATAGAGGGTCTTCTGCTGGCATCCTTCTCTGTACATCTAAGATCTTGTTATGTCATATTTTGTAGGTGTT includes these proteins:
- the LOC124892399 gene encoding zinc finger BED domain-containing protein RICESLEEPER 2-like, giving the protein MDDLMKLKAESTTMIKIELQKYLDEANEGETKNFNVLSWWKIHSPRFPILAEMARDVLSIPISSVASECAFSTGRRILDSFRSSLTLKLVQTLVCLQDCIRSESQPVSIEKDIDVLEKIEQELANTSILDD